Proteins found in one Actinokineospora alba genomic segment:
- a CDS encoding MmpS family transport accessory protein, giving the protein MSETQAKAVDVVEDDVDKESTTAAAAENVEESESKAVESDSTVSPPPTKSRKLAEKTWWLPWLLGVAALFVAVLVLTGAFDGEPEPEEQIRDRQAVLPKSTHTVVYEVNGVGKSPEIRYVVDGTAQTEKVEGVDLPWRKEVQITVGPGIGIAQLLAANADADSISCSVSVDGQVVNQGVAPGQYSNVACSAVIRPNPK; this is encoded by the coding sequence GTGAGTGAGACCCAAGCGAAGGCAGTCGATGTCGTCGAGGACGACGTCGACAAAGAATCCACGACGGCCGCGGCGGCGGAGAACGTCGAGGAGTCCGAGTCGAAAGCCGTGGAATCGGATTCCACGGTGAGCCCGCCGCCGACGAAATCGCGAAAGCTCGCGGAAAAGACTTGGTGGCTGCCCTGGCTGTTGGGGGTGGCCGCGCTATTCGTCGCCGTGCTCGTGCTCACCGGCGCGTTCGACGGCGAGCCGGAACCCGAGGAACAGATCCGCGACCGACAGGCCGTACTGCCGAAAAGCACCCACACGGTCGTCTATGAGGTCAACGGCGTCGGCAAGTCCCCGGAGATCCGGTACGTCGTCGACGGGACCGCCCAGACCGAGAAGGTCGAGGGCGTGGACCTGCCGTGGCGCAAGGAAGTCCAGATCACCGTCGGCCCCGGCATCGGCATCGCGCAACTCCTCGCGGCCAACGCCGACGCGGACTCGATCTCCTGCTCGGTCAGCGTCGACGGCCAAGTGGTCAACCAGGGTGTGGCGCCCGGCCAGTACTCCAACGTGGCCTGCTCCGCGGTGATCCGCCCCAACCCGAAGTAA
- a CDS encoding cytochrome P450, with translation MITVAESVFAAQFDSPMTLGRRLAALGREVPVVFDQRMGAPLVLRHKDVSAALRDTATFGTQFYGMGPMAASMIAHDGAEHTRQRRIHNRFFSPGVSRRYEERIVPIAVRTFGSLEGERAELVEDAIARYPMQVFLDLLGIPDDVGDQGLAWVRTIVSWLGSPMEEALAAPGMQAYQELSDYTRTLVEAELADPKDNLLGEIIRAHLDEDQFSLEACVVAVVGLILGGFETTIQMMTATISSLLLNPDALDQVRADRSLIEPAIDEAFRWANPSAGLYRLVLKDVEIAGTPIAAGSMAYFCIAAAHYDEEAFPEPEVFDVRRRPAQLGFGLGPHYCVGAPLARIEVRAAVDALLDGCPGLRLDPGQELTFRYGARGFVQHGTDAVPVVWSPRA, from the coding sequence ATGATCACCGTTGCCGAGAGTGTGTTCGCCGCCCAGTTCGACTCGCCGATGACATTGGGGCGCAGGCTCGCCGCCCTGGGGCGGGAGGTGCCGGTGGTGTTCGACCAGCGGATGGGTGCGCCGTTGGTGTTGCGCCACAAGGATGTCTCGGCCGCCCTGCGCGACACCGCGACGTTCGGCACCCAGTTCTACGGCATGGGTCCGATGGCGGCGTCGATGATCGCGCACGACGGGGCCGAGCACACCCGGCAGCGGCGGATCCACAACCGGTTCTTCAGCCCGGGGGTGAGCCGACGCTACGAGGAGCGGATCGTTCCCATCGCCGTGCGGACGTTCGGTTCGCTGGAAGGCGAGCGGGCCGAGTTGGTCGAGGACGCCATCGCCCGGTATCCGATGCAGGTGTTCCTGGACTTGTTGGGGATTCCCGACGACGTCGGCGACCAGGGGCTGGCGTGGGTGCGGACGATCGTGAGCTGGTTGGGCTCGCCGATGGAGGAAGCGCTTGCGGCACCGGGGATGCAGGCTTACCAAGAGCTCAGCGACTACACCCGGACGCTGGTCGAGGCGGAGTTGGCCGACCCGAAGGACAACCTGCTCGGCGAGATCATCCGGGCGCACCTCGACGAGGACCAGTTCTCGCTGGAGGCGTGTGTGGTCGCCGTGGTGGGGCTGATCCTGGGCGGGTTCGAGACGACCATCCAGATGATGACGGCGACCATCAGCTCGCTGCTGCTCAACCCCGACGCCCTCGACCAGGTGCGCGCGGACCGGTCGCTGATCGAGCCCGCCATCGATGAGGCGTTCCGCTGGGCCAACCCGTCCGCGGGGCTGTATCGGTTGGTGCTCAAGGACGTCGAGATCGCGGGGACGCCGATCGCCGCCGGGAGCATGGCCTACTTCTGCATCGCCGCCGCGCACTACGACGAGGAGGCGTTCCCGGAGCCGGAGGTGTTCGACGTGCGACGGCGGCCCGCCCAGCTCGGGTTCGGGCTGGGACCGCACTACTGTGTGGGCGCGCCGCTGGCCAGGATCGAGGTCCGGGCGGCTGTCGACGCACTGCTCGACGGCTGTCCCGGGTTGCGGCTCGATCCTGGCCAGGAGCTGACATTCCGTTACGGCGCAAGGGGTTTCGTCCAGCACGGCACGGACGCCGTGCCGGTGGTGTGGTCACCCCGAGCCTGA
- a CDS encoding multicopper oxidase family protein, with translation MSSPQSPRGFATKPAITFALVSVIALLGTLISSSSAPTAKESLPVDVSPVAAAAQAQSGGGDDLGDGTRLAEWRIVDGVKVFHLTIAPKQWETKPGVIKAGYSINGLIPGPVIRVNEGDKVRFVVKNDMPEETALHWHGMDLPNDQDGVPMLTQPPIEPGTTYTYEWTAISTGSHWYHSHHHGEQESKGVYGSLEIVPRLGDIPADRDYRIMTGDGALGFVINGKSFPATAPLRARVGERVRFRLIGTGPEMIHPMHLHGGFFELVAQDGKRLPFPQRMDTLLLGVGQTYDIVFVPTKPGKWMLHCHIFSHSETHEGMSGLVSILHVDPAAVALPELGKLPTAVPNLPVPRLPLPALPLPALPALPLVPGVPAPVEPLGGPAPAHSHS, from the coding sequence ATGAGTTCTCCGCAGTCGCCGCGCGGGTTCGCCACCAAACCCGCCATCACCTTCGCCCTGGTCTCGGTGATCGCCCTTCTCGGCACGCTGATCTCGAGTTCCTCGGCGCCCACAGCCAAGGAGTCGCTCCCCGTCGACGTGTCCCCGGTCGCCGCCGCCGCGCAGGCGCAGTCCGGTGGCGGCGACGACCTCGGTGACGGCACCCGCCTCGCGGAGTGGCGCATCGTCGACGGGGTAAAGGTTTTCCACCTGACCATCGCCCCCAAGCAGTGGGAGACCAAGCCCGGCGTGATCAAGGCCGGCTACAGCATCAACGGTCTCATCCCGGGCCCGGTGATCCGGGTCAACGAGGGCGACAAGGTGCGTTTCGTGGTCAAGAACGACATGCCCGAGGAAACCGCTTTGCACTGGCACGGCATGGATCTGCCCAACGACCAGGACGGCGTGCCGATGCTCACGCAGCCGCCGATCGAGCCGGGCACGACCTACACCTACGAGTGGACCGCGATCAGCACCGGCAGCCACTGGTACCACTCGCATCACCACGGTGAGCAGGAGAGCAAGGGCGTCTACGGCTCACTGGAGATCGTGCCCCGCCTCGGCGACATCCCCGCCGACCGCGACTACCGGATCATGACCGGCGACGGCGCGCTCGGGTTCGTCATCAACGGCAAAAGCTTCCCGGCGACGGCCCCGCTGCGCGCCCGGGTCGGGGAACGGGTGCGGTTCCGGCTCATCGGCACCGGTCCGGAGATGATCCACCCGATGCACCTGCACGGCGGGTTCTTCGAACTCGTCGCCCAGGACGGGAAGCGGCTGCCGTTCCCGCAGCGGATGGACACCCTCCTGCTCGGCGTCGGGCAGACCTACGACATCGTGTTCGTCCCCACCAAGCCGGGCAAGTGGATGCTGCACTGCCACATTTTCTCCCACTCCGAGACGCACGAGGGCATGAGCGGGCTGGTCTCGATCCTGCACGTGGACCCGGCCGCGGTGGCGCTGCCCGAACTCGGCAAGCTGCCCACGGCCGTGCCGAACCTGCCGGTGCCAAGGCTTCCGCTGCCCGCGCTTCCGCTGCCCGCACTGCCCGCCTTGCCGCTCGTGCCAGGTGTCCCCGCGCCGGTGGAGCCGCTGGGCGGCCCGGCTCCCGCCCATTCGCACAGCTGA
- a CDS encoding cupredoxin domain-containing protein, which produces MFPSGRGAPRRSRTTRFIAASSVLALGILGAAVPSPALAATHSVTMQNLQYNPASMTVAVGDTVTWSNSDSVIHSVTGGPLNSPDLGPGASYSFTFTGPGTVDYRCKFHPDMVGRVVVESGGPSPTTTTVPPTSTTAPTATQPPTATPPPGGGGGTATSAPGGAPVGVGPLPVSFDLTDANGSWFDTNLNLGPSIGQSLAVAVLPRVNLGSVLNGVPSVNPSGIPLLGGGGLPDVGGLLPGVGGGALPGLPDLGAGLPGLPGGGGGLPGLPGLPGLPGGGGGALPDVGGLLPGLGGGLPGTGDLPLLGGGSLPLLDGTTVPLLGGGLLAGLDAAKTLNLDNITQVNSVLGKGGLPLLGDLGVDPNSLFNLDAMRQAIFQLLPTGDQRISKANSLLDQLTSQVKALPADAPISLDSLPVGPELEDLLEDLRTFAENDVQLPVTLNFNIANPDAESAHTPTSLIWPEGAKGFPADVPGAFVGATSYQLTEPGLYAFTCKIHPYMLGAVVVDDPLTLGLDFGKKLGVNARGLSVPSNADIIAQLVQKFFVITVEDNWQTFSDTEERTWNPQFPPAPILMYDDKGRPELVPSLDSYLKSKFGFPKKLPALGKKPSTPGVGDVWIATQMEEYAEKSKTGSITKVDTATWNVEQKISAPEINQNNIHNMWTDKNETVLYGNEWFGDEMNTYDLKTGKFIRQLEVGPDPSHVMSRTDTDQLHVAINGGGSVLEIAPGGTRIDRRLPVQAPGGKIAHPHAHWMTGDAKIMATPNVNTYNATLVDIPTGNIRHEKTGEMPIATGMTPDGKKTYMADFLGATVSCISNYEDACVDGSAKAKHKSINLWGSYDPVAGGTGPFGGLPIQLPVAPDNSALLVANTLTSNITVIDPKTDEIVKWLPCDAGCHGINYGAKKGGGYYAYVSSKFANTLAVVDPDPNGDGNPEDAAVVGKMVLDGNQGTVNDGTITKWAGFGGQGVLAIPLAYEGWVQNAPSNAVNDQLTCRQRHPVTYATDCS; this is translated from the coding sequence ATGTTCCCGTCCGGGAGGGGCGCCCCGCGCCGCTCCCGGACGACACGGTTCATCGCCGCGTCGTCAGTCCTCGCGCTCGGCATTCTGGGCGCCGCGGTCCCGTCCCCTGCCCTGGCGGCGACCCACTCGGTGACAATGCAGAACCTGCAGTACAACCCGGCGTCGATGACCGTCGCCGTCGGGGACACCGTCACCTGGTCCAACTCGGACTCGGTGATCCACAGCGTGACGGGCGGACCGCTCAACTCGCCGGACCTCGGTCCGGGAGCGTCCTACTCGTTCACCTTCACCGGCCCGGGCACCGTCGACTACCGGTGCAAGTTCCACCCCGACATGGTGGGCCGGGTCGTCGTCGAAAGTGGTGGACCCTCGCCCACCACGACCACGGTGCCCCCGACGTCCACCACGGCACCCACCGCCACGCAGCCTCCGACGGCGACCCCGCCGCCCGGTGGCGGCGGTGGCACCGCGACCAGCGCCCCCGGTGGCGCCCCGGTCGGCGTCGGTCCGCTGCCGGTGTCGTTCGACCTGACCGACGCCAACGGCTCCTGGTTCGACACGAACTTGAACCTGGGTCCGTCGATCGGCCAGTCGCTCGCCGTGGCGGTCCTGCCGCGGGTGAACCTGGGCTCCGTGCTCAACGGGGTTCCGTCGGTGAACCCGTCGGGCATCCCGCTGCTCGGTGGCGGCGGTCTGCCGGACGTGGGCGGCCTGCTGCCCGGTGTCGGCGGCGGCGCGCTCCCGGGTCTGCCCGACCTCGGCGCGGGCCTTCCGGGCCTGCCCGGTGGCGGTGGCGGCCTTCCGGGTCTGCCGGGCCTGCCGGGTCTCCCCGGTGGTGGCGGCGGAGCTCTTCCCGACGTCGGCGGCCTGCTCCCGGGTCTCGGCGGCGGCCTCCCGGGCACGGGTGATCTCCCGCTGCTCGGCGGTGGCAGCCTCCCGCTGCTGGACGGCACCACCGTCCCGCTGCTCGGCGGCGGCCTCCTGGCCGGTCTCGACGCGGCCAAGACGCTGAACCTGGACAACATCACCCAGGTCAACAGCGTGCTCGGCAAGGGCGGCCTGCCGTTGCTCGGCGACCTCGGGGTCGACCCGAACTCGCTGTTCAACCTCGACGCCATGCGGCAGGCGATCTTCCAGCTGCTGCCCACGGGCGACCAGCGGATCAGCAAGGCGAACTCGCTGCTCGACCAGCTGACCAGCCAGGTGAAGGCCCTCCCGGCCGACGCCCCTATCTCCCTGGACAGCCTGCCGGTCGGCCCCGAGCTGGAGGACCTCCTGGAGGACCTGCGGACCTTCGCCGAGAACGACGTGCAGCTCCCGGTGACGTTGAACTTCAACATCGCCAACCCGGACGCCGAGTCGGCGCACACGCCCACGAGCCTCATCTGGCCCGAGGGCGCCAAGGGTTTCCCGGCTGACGTGCCGGGTGCCTTCGTCGGTGCGACGAGCTACCAGCTCACCGAGCCCGGTCTGTACGCGTTCACCTGCAAGATCCACCCGTACATGCTGGGTGCGGTCGTGGTCGACGACCCGCTCACGCTCGGCCTTGACTTCGGCAAGAAGCTCGGCGTCAACGCTCGCGGTCTGAGCGTGCCGTCGAACGCCGACATCATCGCCCAGCTGGTCCAGAAGTTCTTCGTCATCACGGTGGAGGACAACTGGCAGACCTTCAGCGACACCGAGGAGCGGACCTGGAACCCGCAGTTCCCGCCCGCCCCGATCCTGATGTACGACGACAAGGGCAGGCCGGAACTGGTGCCCAGCCTCGACTCGTACCTCAAGAGCAAGTTCGGCTTCCCGAAGAAGCTGCCCGCCCTGGGCAAGAAGCCGTCCACGCCTGGTGTCGGTGACGTCTGGATCGCGACCCAGATGGAGGAGTACGCGGAGAAGTCCAAGACCGGCTCGATCACCAAGGTCGACACCGCGACCTGGAACGTCGAGCAGAAGATCTCCGCGCCGGAGATCAACCAGAACAACATCCACAACATGTGGACGGACAAGAACGAGACTGTCCTCTACGGCAATGAGTGGTTCGGCGATGAGATGAACACCTACGATCTCAAGACCGGCAAGTTCATCCGCCAGCTCGAAGTCGGCCCCGACCCATCGCACGTGATGAGCCGGACCGACACCGACCAGCTCCACGTGGCCATCAACGGCGGTGGCTCCGTCCTGGAGATCGCACCGGGCGGCACCCGGATCGATCGACGTCTTCCGGTGCAGGCGCCGGGCGGCAAGATCGCCCACCCGCACGCCCACTGGATGACCGGTGACGCCAAGATCATGGCGACGCCGAACGTCAACACCTACAACGCGACCCTGGTCGACATCCCGACCGGCAACATCAGGCACGAGAAGACCGGCGAGATGCCGATCGCCACGGGCATGACGCCGGACGGCAAGAAGACGTACATGGCCGACTTCCTCGGCGCGACCGTCTCGTGTATCTCCAACTACGAAGACGCCTGTGTCGACGGCAGTGCGAAGGCCAAGCACAAGAGCATCAACCTGTGGGGCAGCTACGACCCGGTCGCCGGTGGCACCGGACCGTTCGGCGGTCTGCCGATCCAGCTGCCGGTGGCACCGGACAACTCGGCTCTCCTGGTGGCGAACACGTTGACGTCCAACATCACCGTGATCGACCCCAAGACCGACGAGATCGTCAAGTGGCTGCCGTGTGACGCCGGATGTCACGGCATCAACTACGGGGCGAAGAAGGGCGGCGGCTACTACGCCTACGTCTCCAGCAAGTTCGCCAACACGCTGGCCGTGGTCGACCCCGACCCGAACGGCGACGGCAACCCTGAGGACGCCGCCGTTGTCGGAAAGATGGTGCTCGACGGCAACCAGGGCACCGTCAACGACGGAACCATCACCAAGTGGGCCGGTTTCGGCGGACAGGGCGTTCTCGCCATTCCGCTGGCCTACGAGGGCTGGGTCCAGAACGCGCCCAGCAACGCGGTCAACGACCAGTTGACCTGTCGCCAGCGGCACCCGGTCACCTACGCGACCGATTGTTCATAA